In Candidatus Nealsonbacteria bacterium DGGOD1a, one DNA window encodes the following:
- a CDS encoding fibronectin type III domain-containing protein: MAPVRKLFDFENFNKKTAGAVLAVAAVFCFAFFAAARAEEDCVPNFVHSRYECGDAEKDGCKGTLKDIWCDTACGSGCTVHSQTACQGWQKCDAGKGSCACAGSCLAKKEYQAKNDRYYDKPFCDHGKPPDACGNNGPDDRTMPLKFDWENNALFGGAGNIQSYTIEIDNDNYQLQQEGEFKKVLPYDHFVSTIDGGTCFFNSSSEITWRVKPCCKADGTECGSYKDFKFSTTSAPELIAPYDADWVYGKCTSWIYNPTPPPQLCQNVLQSEPGDWVLRCQPFCVSNSYSFKGMQLRWCAAKLPAEYQTSDKVAYAKSYKLMVLSDEKEKNALKCHPLLSSTGKCKAEDVIVDPQLPDNSVVKYPEQSRQHFALFTRDRLYDWSVQTCFDDIAYKCGGGSQSWKFTTKIELIGVPGAVSPKNDPNGIEPVGLPLAITWTIPDGANSFVYQASFLPGSKKVDWPTVPNEKMNANEKKLFDADNLKPDTEYKWRVKACAYFNSSDCDSWSEWFVFRTTGRPPKPETMKVEGNVPAIFSWEAVPGAKSYNFSLFKSSGETKTALLNDIEFLKNPKYTLGYPDIGQAQSYSWKVQTCAHSDGTVCGAWSGEKPFTASELQGAADLKPGAGSTVWADQVSQNISWGEVKGAVAYHYVLEFVSSAEKQECVQEKIDKIISRTSDVAELKCLGGYRLAVRPCADAGCESSGPESETDFILSQHIPENKSAFALCGVGYDDPQTAWNDREACQPKHLLLLAKVFIDFLLFKLSVFLLPILALITGLIFYSPLGGQDIMGKIKMMWKAIGIGYALMIFAWIIVGILMQIAGFSGSWWRL; encoded by the coding sequence ATGGCGCCAGTTCGAAAATTATTTGATTTTGAAAATTTCAATAAAAAAACAGCGGGGGCGGTTTTGGCCGTTGCCGCGGTTTTTTGTTTCGCGTTTTTCGCCGCCGCGCGGGCCGAAGAAGATTGCGTTCCCAATTTCGTCCATAGCCGCTATGAGTGCGGCGACGCGGAAAAAGACGGTTGTAAAGGAACTTTGAAGGATATTTGGTGCGATACGGCTTGCGGCTCCGGTTGTACGGTTCATTCGCAAACCGCGTGCCAAGGATGGCAAAAATGCGACGCGGGCAAAGGGTCTTGCGCTTGCGCCGGATCGTGTTTGGCAAAAAAAGAATATCAAGCAAAAAACGACCGATATTACGATAAACCGTTTTGCGATCATGGCAAACCGCCGGATGCGTGTGGCAATAATGGCCCCGACGACCGCACTATGCCGCTGAAATTCGATTGGGAAAACAACGCTCTTTTTGGCGGCGCGGGCAATATTCAATCCTATACGATAGAAATTGACAACGACAATTACCAGCTTCAGCAGGAAGGCGAATTCAAGAAAGTTTTGCCTTATGACCATTTTGTTTCGACGATCGACGGCGGAACCTGTTTTTTTAATTCTTCTTCGGAGATAACTTGGCGGGTTAAGCCGTGCTGCAAGGCCGATGGAACGGAATGCGGCAGTTATAAAGACTTCAAATTTTCCACGACCTCGGCACCGGAATTGATTGCTCCTTATGACGCGGATTGGGTATATGGCAAATGCACTTCATGGATATATAATCCCACGCCTCCGCCGCAGTTATGCCAAAATGTGCTGCAATCCGAACCGGGCGATTGGGTTCTGCGGTGCCAGCCGTTTTGCGTTTCGAACAGTTATTCTTTCAAGGGGATGCAATTAAGGTGGTGTGCGGCCAAATTACCGGCCGAATACCAGACATCGGATAAAGTGGCATATGCCAAATCGTACAAGCTGATGGTTTTATCCGATGAAAAAGAGAAAAATGCTCTGAAATGCCATCCGCTTTTGAGTTCAACCGGCAAATGCAAAGCTGAAGATGTTATTGTCGACCCGCAATTGCCGGATAATTCGGTTGTTAAGTATCCGGAGCAGAGCCGCCAGCATTTCGCGCTTTTCACGCGCGATCGGCTTTATGACTGGTCGGTGCAAACTTGTTTTGACGATATTGCCTATAAATGCGGCGGCGGCAGTCAATCATGGAAATTTACAACCAAGATCGAATTGATCGGAGTTCCGGGAGCGGTTTCGCCCAAAAACGATCCGAACGGAATTGAACCGGTGGGCTTGCCGCTGGCGATAACATGGACTATTCCGGACGGCGCGAATTCATTCGTTTATCAGGCTTCTTTTTTACCGGGCAGCAAAAAAGTCGACTGGCCGACGGTTCCGAATGAAAAAATGAATGCCAATGAAAAAAAATTATTCGATGCGGATAATTTAAAGCCCGACACGGAATACAAGTGGCGAGTTAAAGCTTGCGCTTATTTCAATTCTTCCGATTGCGACAGCTGGTCCGAATGGTTTGTTTTCCGTACCACGGGCCGGCCGCCCAAGCCCGAAACGATGAAAGTCGAAGGCAATGTCCCGGCGATTTTTTCCTGGGAAGCGGTACCCGGCGCGAAATCCTACAATTTCAGCCTTTTCAAATCCAGCGGCGAAACCAAAACCGCGCTTTTAAACGATATTGAATTTTTGAAAAACCCGAAATACACTCTTGGGTATCCCGACATTGGCCAGGCGCAAAGTTATTCGTGGAAAGTCCAGACCTGCGCTCATTCCGATGGCACGGTTTGCGGCGCGTGGAGCGGCGAAAAACCGTTCACCGCTTCCGAGCTGCAGGGGGCGGCCGATTTGAAGCCCGGGGCCGGTTCCACGGTCTGGGCCGATCAAGTATCGCAAAATATATCCTGGGGAGAAGTTAAGGGCGCAGTTGCCTACCATTATGTTTTGGAATTTGTTTCATCGGCGGAAAAGCAAGAATGTGTTCAGGAAAAGATCGACAAAATAATTTCGCGGACATCGGATGTCGCGGAATTAAAATGCCTGGGCGGTTACCGTTTGGCGGTGCGGCCTTGCGCCGATGCCGGATGCGAAAGCTCCGGTCCGGAAAGCGAAACAGATTTTATTTTGTCCCAGCATATTCCGGAAAACAAATCCGCGTTCGCGCTTTGCGGCGTCGGTTATGATGATCCGCAAACCGCTTGGAACGATCGGGAAGCTTGTCAGCCCAAGCATTTGCTGCTGCTGGCAAAAGTTTTTATTGATTTTCTGCTTTTTAAATTATCGGTGTTTCTTTTGCCGATTCTGGCATTGATCACGGGCTTGATTTTCTATTCGCCGCTGGGCGGTCAGGATATCATGGGAAAAATCAAAATGATGTGGAAAGCGATCGGCATCGGTTACGCGCTTATGATTTTTGCCTGGATTATCGTCGGAATTTTAATGCAAATCGCCGGTTTTTCCGGGAGTTGGTGGAGGTTGTAG
- a CDS encoding peptidoglycan-binding protein has product MNKKTLLNSVLAISLAALLFGTNVVSVNASATKANLEICASAGECISGNCNSLICCPSGTCGWGDGVNFVRECVASGQIRENSWASLICRSGIWKVRLNGWGCNNSAWGGCDEGWCQTFGDAGFCRSCAFDSGLAQGCANGEACPSGTLCNNTVCCPSGTCGYGDGLVFGRQCVASGEIRENLWGRQICRNGVWKTLVGGWGCDVFGECESGSCQEIGGYHYCISSLPFSSAYTSTAYNTGMYCQGTCRTCASEGNVCGNMSDNCGSTINCGTCTGGQSCYNNRCVFCLPGTVSGCKVCKSDGSAWQDDDAKCLTNQICSLGVCMARSSSDSLYIVSIAIANGGAAGYIDIGDTIKITFSKAIDPASINSGLSSGSYVSGVSSSQIGGVSVSSTGIVNINGIALFDTGTVDDSGTFTSKLALDSAGKVLTVTLTSGNAIRVVSENYSGTVQFGNTVKDTNGNAMASDAAIDDPIGGSAGTLSISSIAITNGGDKNYIDIGDTVRIAFSEAIDPASISGGLNEGDYVSGVSSSQTGGVSVSSTGIVTIKNIAVFDAGSVDDSGTFTSKLALSSTGKILTITLTGGGNIRIANESFGSASQIGGTVENVDGNAMEEKTSIGKPAGGFGEEGSIGASGDLSVLYAQIEALKAEITALQKQLAAMGTTGTGSYSCAGITKYLYYGITDPEVSCLQNFLKSQGYAVLATGTYDLATKAAVKQFQEKYAREILAPYGLTSGSGNVGNDTRGKINQLMAVK; this is encoded by the coding sequence ATGAATAAAAAAACATTGTTGAATTCTGTTTTGGCGATTTCTTTGGCGGCGTTGCTCTTTGGAACGAATGTCGTTTCGGTCAATGCTTCGGCCACGAAAGCCAATTTGGAAATTTGCGCTTCCGCCGGCGAATGTATTTCAGGCAATTGCAATAGTTTGATTTGCTGTCCTTCGGGCACTTGCGGATGGGGCGATGGAGTTAATTTTGTCCGCGAATGCGTTGCCAGCGGCCAAATTCGAGAAAATTCCTGGGCGAGTTTGATTTGCCGTTCCGGGATATGGAAAGTGCGGTTGAATGGCTGGGGTTGCAATAATTCGGCTTGGGGCGGTTGCGATGAGGGATGGTGCCAAACTTTCGGCGATGCCGGTTTTTGCCGAAGTTGCGCTTTTGACTCTGGCTTGGCTCAAGGTTGTGCCAACGGTGAAGCATGTCCTTCGGGAACTTTATGCAATAATACGGTTTGCTGCCCTTCGGGTACTTGCGGTTATGGAGACGGCCTTGTTTTTGGTCGCCAATGCGTGGCTAGCGGCGAAATAAGAGAAAATCTTTGGGGCCGGCAGATATGCCGCAACGGGGTTTGGAAGACCTTGGTGGGCGGCTGGGGTTGTGATGTTTTTGGGGAGTGCGAATCCGGAAGTTGCCAGGAGATTGGCGGTTACCATTATTGCATATCTTCCTTGCCGTTTTCTTCTGCGTACACTTCAACCGCTTACAATACGGGAATGTATTGCCAGGGGACTTGCCGTACTTGCGCGTCAGAGGGCAATGTTTGCGGCAATATGAGCGATAATTGCGGCAGTACAATTAATTGCGGCACATGCACCGGTGGCCAGAGTTGTTACAATAACCGTTGCGTTTTTTGTTTGCCGGGAACTGTTTCCGGGTGCAAAGTATGTAAATCCGATGGTAGTGCTTGGCAGGATGACGATGCCAAATGTTTAACCAACCAAATCTGTTCTTTGGGGGTTTGTATGGCCCGTAGTAGTTCCGATAGTCTCTACATTGTTTCAATTGCCATTGCCAACGGCGGCGCCGCCGGATACATCGATATCGGCGATACCATCAAAATTACTTTCAGCAAAGCCATCGATCCGGCTTCAATCAACAGCGGCCTTTCATCGGGAAGTTATGTTTCCGGCGTCTCTTCTTCCCAGATCGGCGGCGTGAGCGTTTCTTCGACGGGCATAGTGAATATTAACGGCATCGCCCTTTTTGATACGGGAACGGTGGACGATTCCGGCACTTTCACTTCCAAACTGGCGCTTGATTCCGCGGGGAAAGTTTTGACCGTAACACTGACGAGCGGCAATGCCATTAGAGTCGTCAGCGAGAATTATAGCGGTACCGTTCAGTTCGGAAATACGGTGAAAGATACCAACGGCAACGCAATGGCAAGCGATGCGGCCATCGATGATCCGATCGGAGGTTCCGCCGGCACGCTTTCCATTTCTTCCATTGCCATTACCAACGGCGGCGATAAAAATTACATTGATATTGGCGATACTGTCAGAATCGCTTTTAGCGAGGCCATCGACCCGGCTTCAATCAGCGGCGGCCTTAATGAAGGCGATTATGTTTCCGGCGTTTCTTCTTCCCAGACCGGCGGCGTGAGCGTCTCTTCGACAGGCATCGTGACCATCAAAAATATCGCTGTTTTCGACGCTGGTTCGGTGGATGATTCCGGCACTTTCACTTCCAAGCTGGCTTTGAGTTCCACCGGCAAAATTTTAACCATTACGCTGACCGGCGGTGGCAATATCAGGATTGCCAATGAGAGTTTCGGCAGTGCCAGCCAGATTGGCGGTACGGTGGAAAATGTCGATGGCAACGCGATGGAAGAAAAAACTTCCATCGGCAAGCCCGCGGGCGGGTTTGGGGAAGAAGGCAGTATCGGTGCCAGCGGCGACCTTTCCGTGCTTTATGCCCAGATTGAAGCCTTGAAAGCTGAAATTACGGCTTTGCAAAAACAGTTGGCGGCGATGGGGACAACGGGAACCGGTTCTTATTCTTGCGCCGGAATCACCAAATACCTTTATTACGGGATAACCGATCCGGAAGTTTCTTGTTTGCAAAATTTTTTGAAATCGCAAGGTTACGCGGTGTTGGCAACCGGTACCTACGATTTAGCCACTAAAGCCGCCGTCAAGCAGTTTCAGGAAAAATATGCTCGCGAGATACTTGCTCCTTACGGATTAACCTCGGGTTCGGGCAATGTGGGCAATGATACCCGCGGCAAGATTAATCAGCTTATGGCGGTAAAATAA